The window CTCTTGTGTGGGATGGGACTTCTTACCACACCATATGCAATAAAAGAAGGAGGATGGTTGAGCCTCATTGTGCTTGCATTGTTTAGTGTGATATGTTGCTATACTGGAATTTTATTAATGCGATGCTTAGAAAGCTATCCTGGACTCCGGACCTATCCAGATATTGGTCAGGCTGCTTTTGGCTATACTGGCCGTTTATTCCTATCTGTAAGTCTGATGTGCCCTTATAAAATTTGTTGGTATACATCACAAAGTGGATGATACTCTTGTTCCTCTATTTTGACGCAACACTGACACTTGGTTTTGGGCGATGCAGATAATTTTGTATCTAGAACTATATGTAAGTGAAAGAAACTCTTACTTTCTTCCATTCCTTTTGATTTGTTACTCATTTCTTTCATTATACTTGCATTTTAAGTAGAGTTGGATAACTCTGTTTGATTAGGGTGCTTGTGTGGAGTTTTTGACGTTGATGGGCGATAACATAGCAGCATTATTCCCAAACGCACACATGGCATTTGCAGGAATCCATCTTGATAGTCATGAAATTTTTGTCATCACAGCAACTCTTGTAGTTCTTCCAACTGTATGGCTTCGAAATCTCAGTTTGCTCTCTTACCTTTCAGGTTTCATATCTCGATCACTTATCTTGTCATAATTTTATTATATAGGTTGGACATCTAATTAAATCTTACAAACTACTACTTTAACGATTGTTTTCAGTTGGAGGAGTGGCTACTACGATTTTTGTGGCCATTTTAATGGTATGGGTTGGGGCTGTGAACCAAGTTGGCTTTCATCACAGAGGATCCGCCTTAAACCTTTCAGGGTTACCTGTCACAGTTGGTATATATGGTTTCTGCTACGCCGGTCATTCAGTATTCCCAAATATCTACACATCCATGAGAAATCCATCTCAATTTCCAGCAGCTCTAATGGCCAGGTAAACATATATACTAAAATCATCTCAAAACCTTATCCATTTCAGTTTGTCCGCAATTCAAATATGGGCACAAAATGGATTGCTTGCTGAAAGAAGAAAAAAAATTATGCTCAAAATCCTTAAGAAAATGTGTGATTGCTTTAGTGATCTATCTTTTCTGATGTGATGCAGTATGGCATTTTGCTTGTTCATGTATACTACGGTAGCAATATGTGGCTATCTAATGTTTGGAGACTCGATCAAGTCTCAGTTCACTCTAAACATGCCCGAAGAATTTGTTGCTTCAAAAATTGCAATCTGGACAACAGTATGATATGAGTTTTGGTTATTATTCATAAAATAGTTTCTCTAACTACATCCAAATCCAACTGGGCAATGACGTTTTCAATTACAAACTCAGGTTTTGAACACAATGACAAAGTTTGCCATCACAATAACGCCCGTGGCTCTGAGTGTAGAGGAACTCTTTCCGAAAGCTTTGATGGGATCTCATTTTGCTTGTATCCTCACAAGAACAGTGCTAGTCGCATCAACATTGGTCGTTGCATTGAGCTTTCCATTCTTTGGTTAGAATTCTACACTACAACATTATGCTTATATTCGATTGCCAAGTGCCAACCTAAAGATACTAATACATAGCAATCTGGTGCAGGTTCGGTGATGGCATTGATGGGATCCTTACTTGCAATGCTAGTGGTAAGTGACTAATTTTTTCTTAAGTGTCCACAGAAAGTTTGTAGTAAGTTACATCAATGGAACTAAATCAATATCCTTCTCTTAATGATCTTTGGCAGGCTATCATCTTCCCATGCATCTGTAATCTCATCCTACACAAAGGTAGATTAACTAACTGGCAGGTAATAGTCTATATTCGATCATCGCCTTTGAGTTATTGCTCAGAAAGCTAGCAGCTTCTGTCATAATGGAATGCCTCTTCCTCACAATGCTTCTTGTTCTTATTTTCAGATTACATCTTGCATTCTCATTATAATGGTGGGGGTGACATGCTCTATTATTGGCACATATTCATCAGTAACAAAAATAGCTAACGCAATGGAGTAAATTTGAACAGTTTCTTCTAGTTTTTTTTCTACTTGGAAATTGCTTTGATTGAGTGCCATACGGTATTGATCACAATTCAAATGAGGGATTTTTGTATACTAGCTCTCACCGGTCCTTCCTTGTTTTTGTTAACACATATGTATTCTAGGTGAAAGATCTTTTCAGTTTCAAGAACATGATACTGAAAGCACATTTTTATGAATGTGATGGAAGCTTCTTGTTTTTTTTAATTGATTATTATACAATATCGTGTCCTATGAATGAGTCAAAGTCTAATTTAAAATTTGTCACTTACAAAGGCAAGATTTACACGACTATTTAATTAAATCGTATTGTCGACACAAGTGTATTTGGTCGTTTCATCTACTAAACTTTTATGGCTCGCGAGCAAAACAGTGGAGGGTGCTATTAAGATTGAAGCAATTGGATCAATTATGTAATAACACAACACAAAAATCTTGTCCTAAAAGAGTTGAGCATAACATGTGCAACCGCCGGACCGTTAGGGTTAGAGCACTCGACATACCATTGGTTGCCTCACCACCGGCATTGGATGTGACATCACCACATGAGACCTTAACGATGCATCCAAAGAGAATAGACCACTCTTCAATTATTCAAAAAAAAAAAAAAACAACTCTTCGTATTCAAGTTAGCTGACCACAGTCCATTAATAGTCCGAAGGGTGAACTTTACTTCATTAGATCATGTTGGCATGTTGGAGCCGGCATATGCATCTTCTTCTTCTTTTTTGTTTAACATACTAACACGAATATGATCACAATTTTAGTAAGGTTTGCAAATGCAACATTTTTTTGTTGTTGAATCGAGCCTAGGGGCGGAGAAATATATTCATCATAAACTAAACTAAAGGCAAAATACCCATTTAGTATTAGTTTTAGTCTCTCATTGCTTATTTCAATAACAATTCTTTTCATGTGCGCATTTAAATATAGGGAAAATGCCCTAATGCTCAAATATTTGAAAACTAAAGCCCATTCCAATTAAAATCTTATCCTTGTGCCCATTCCAATGATTCTTGAAAAAAAGACGTTATTTCCCTGTGTTTAATTAAATCCACACAGTTTTTATCTCTTTCTTCTTCTTCTTCTTCTTTCTTCTTCTCTCTCTCTCTCTCTCTCTCTCTCCTCTCTCTCTCTCTCTCTCTCTCTCTCTCTCTCTCTCTCTCTCTCTCTCTCTCTCTCTCTCTCTCTCTCTCTCTCTCTCTCTCTCTCTCTCTCTCTCTCTCTCTCTCTCCTCCTCCCTCCTCCTCCTCCTCCTCTCGACGCTCTCTCCACACAGCACCGCTACTTCATCTCCTCCGACCACCTTCTCTTCCNGATCCACCTTCTACCTGCCTAATCACCGTCCCCGGTCGCCGTCTTCCTTCCGTCTCCTTTCCTTCTCCGTCCTGCCCTAACCTCCTTCGTCCCACCCTTCCGTCCCCGTACCGTCCCTTCGCCCTCCTACCGCCTCTCCNCCTCCTCTTCCTCCTCGTCAGCTTCCGCAACTCCGACCACCTTCTCTTCCCGATCCACCTTCTGCAGCGCCCAATCACCCGGTCCCCGGCGCCGTCGCCGTCATCTCTTCTGCCGCAACCCAACCTCTTCGTCCCACTCGCCGGCGCCGCCACCACCGCCTTCTCCCTCCTCTTCTTCCTCCTCGTCTGCTTCCGCAAAATCACCCACAACCGCACAGCCCCGGAAACCGGCTCTAAGCTGCCTCACCGCTTCTCCTACTCCCCTGGAAGGGCGTTGCTTGCCGGCGTGCGCCAGGGTCGGTGGAGGAGGCAGGTGTGCTCACCGTCGGGGAAGGTGGATGCACAGAGAAGAAATGTGGGTGCTCACCGTCGAGCCGGTTTCTCAGTTCTCTCCTCTCCGGTCAGTAACCAAAATTATTAGGGGTCAGTAACTGAAAACTAAGTGATTACTGGGTGTCAGTAACTGAAAACTAAGTGATTATTGTGTGTCAGTAACTGAAAACTAAGTGATTACTGGGTGTCAGTAACTGAAAACTAAAAGTTATTGGGGGTCAGTAACTGGTTACTGGGGGTCAGTAACTGAGTGTCAGTAACTGAGTGTCAGTAATTAATCAATAACTGGTTACTGGGGATTAGTAACTGGTTATTATGGGTCATTAACTGGTCAGTAACTGATTATTGGGGGTCAGTAACTGGTTACAGAGGAAAATCCGGTGACCGGAATCCGGCGATAGGTGACCGGAGTCCGGTGTCCGGCGGCCTGTGACCGGAGTCCGAGGTTCCGGCCAAGTCTTTTCATGTTGAAGAGGTGGGGGCAAAATAGTCTTAAAATAATATGGTTTGTTAAGACTTTAGTAAAGATTTGTGCATTTGGGCATAAAAATAGTTACCTTATATTAGAATGAACTAATGCAAAAGATTATCATTGGAATGGGAAATAAGGGGTTTGAATTAGTACTAAATGGGCATTTTCCCTTAAATATAAGGTAGCCTCTTTTGTGTCTAAATGAACAAATTTTTACTTAAACTCTTAACAAACAATAACTCCGGATGCTAAAAAAACCCTAGGAGACATGTTCTCCTCTCTGCCTCTCGCAAGAGAGTTTTCTCAGCGCTGCTCAATCTCGATTGACGGTGACTTTGTACCTTCAATTGCATGGGAAGCCTTTCCTCCTCTCTCTCGTTCAACTTGTGGTGGTGCCAGCGGGTTAGCTCGACGACATCTCCTAAACCAAGGCTCTGGCCTTAATCCTCTTAATGTAAGTGTTACTAGTGATGAGTTAACAAACCCAAATCTGTTGTTGGGTTGCCATGGCTTTGGATTGAGGGTGGGGGTCTTTGCGCACGATGGTGGAAAAGCTGATGTCAATGACCATGGATTAGGGCGATGTTGGAGGGAGAGGTGGTGGTGTAGTGGCGGCTGTGGACGTGGCTGGTATGGATGCCGGCTTATGGTCTCCGTTTCAAGGGGAGGGTACACCGGCGACATGGCTTGGTCGCGGTGGCAGCGACGGAGATGAGGAGAAAGCGGCTACTTTGGTCTCCTTCTTGGCTCCTCTAGGGTTTGGGCTGGTTTGGGCCTGGGTTGGATCAGCTAGGGTTTCTCTCTGTTGGGCGTTGGCTTTTAAGGTTGGTTGTGGGCTTTTTTCGACTGAAGCGTTTGCAGTGGAGATGGCTAGGGAGGTAGCAGAAGGGGTGAGTTCCACTTCTGCTATAGTACCTGCTTGATTTTGATCGGGAGATCAACATGAAGATAAGAATTCTGATGTTACAGTTTATTACGCTTCGGAGTTTTTAATCTTCTTATTTTTGGTTTTATCTTCGTAGAAGGTGAATGTACTTGGAGTGAGTGTTTTGGTATGTTTGTGTAAGGAGCATACTAGGATAGTTGTTCTGCATGATGGCTTTTTCTGACGGCCCTCTGGGCAAGTCATTATTGTACTGTTCGCTGAGCTTCATTAATGGATGACCTCTCTTTTAAAAAAAAACTCTTAACAAACAATATTATTTTAAGATTATTTTACCCTCACCCTTTAAACATGCATAAAGAGAGAAATGGAGGAGAGAGAAGATTTGGCTGGAACCTTACTGGACTCCGGTCATCGGAATCTCGTCGGATTTTTTTTTAAATGGCACTGGAATCCACTGGATCTTGTCAGAAGCATGCCGCATCATCGCTTAAGTTTTATTAAGGGGCAGTAATGATGAAAAATGTTTTACTGAGGGGCAATAAACTTCTATTAAGGTCTATAAAACCTTATTGAGGGGCAATAATGATGAAAAATATTTTGCTGAGGGCAATAAACTTTTACTGAGATTTTACCGGGGGCAATAAACTTATATTGAGATTTTAATGGGGATTAATAAAATTCTACTGAGGTTAATAAAACTTATTTAGAGGCAGTAATGATGAAAAATGTTTTGTTGGGGAGCAATAAAGGGTAGAGTAGATGAACAAAAGAATCCAAGTGGAGTAGATGTCCAAAAAATATATATGAGAAGAGAAGAACATAAGGCCACTTGATGCACATAAGCGAGATATGAAGAAATAAAACCCAGTTTCTGATGCACTACGAATCATTTGACAACTATCTGGGTTTACAATAGATCCATATCTCACTTACCTCACTTACTTGGATATCCATGCCTCACTTACAATAGATCCATGCCTCACTTACCACAATTACCTAGAAATCCATTTCAAAACAAATGTCCAAGCATAGGCGATAGATCTCAAGTCTGGAACGTGATAGATCTCAAGTCTGGAACGAGCGGCGACTGAGGTGATGCGCTTAAGCTTCGCCAGGCCAGAGGGGAAAAGATCGGCAAGGTAGATGTCCACTGATGTGAAGGGTGCATAACTATGCACAATCGTTGTCAAATCTGACGATTGTGATTGCCGGAACCTCGAAGCTTCAACTTGGAAGATGCCGATAGGACGATTGCCACTCCGGAAACTCAATCTAGGTCACTGGATCGCCTCCAAAAACAATGACGACGTTGATGCCGTCGACCCCGACAGCCGCACTACTCTTATGTTCGTCGCCAGCTTGGGATAGAAAATATCAAAACCCTAATGTTAGTACCAATGGATGTTCAACCTTCTGAGGCTATTGCCCCCACATGATTATAATTTCTTGAAGATGACCAAAATTAAGCAACTTAAGTACATTTTATGAGTAATTTCAACTAATTTACCCACATAAAGTTCTTAGTAAACTCTAGTAATAAAAATAGTCCACACTAAACAAAAATCCTGAGTCTGCCACCGTTATTGACCTCAAGTAAAGAAAAGAGAAACACATTTTCATATTAATCAAAATTTTGTGTTAACACTTTTTATCATTTCACATAATCGATCACCATTCACCAATATTTAGATATCCAACTTATAAGTATTTTCATATTTGTTAATGTCTTTGTCATGTGTTTATTGATGTTTTTTATGTGATTACTTTTTTTTTTTTGAGAGAATGAAATTACTTCATTGATCAATGATCATTACATTCGAATGAAATAAGCTCCTCAACAGACTAAGGAGGTACAAGTGAAAAACCTACATTAGTTCTACTCTGTATAGCCATCTGCGCTAAGGTATGCGCCACTCTATTAGAATTCCTTCTGACAAAAGACTTTATGTGATTACTTGTTCATTTACAAAAGAGGTTATTTTTCTATATGGTTGGTATTGGCCTAATTCTCTAACTTCTTGTACTTATTTTTTATCAATAAATTTTTATGGAAGAACGATGAATTAGTCCATTTTAGGCTTACCAAAAAGACAAAGTATTGTCGTTCTAATTGAGATTTGATATTTTCTTCGATACGAGTTACCTGTATATCTAGGGTCCTACGAGTGCTAATACACCTGAAAGTCTGAAATCATGGCAGTACACGATTGAGCCCCTAAAGAAATCCCCATATCTGAATTTGTCCGAAGTGCCCTTGTTTTGCAGGACAAGAAAAAGATAGGCTCTCCCTTGTATGGGGCCTTTTGGGGCACTTGCATGTAGCAATTTGGTAGCTGTCCAATTCATAGCCTCACACTCACAGACCCCCTCTTCCCGATAAGAAGAGTCATCGACTCACCAGTAGTGTCATGTGCTGTTGTAACCTTCCCTTTAAACTATGCTCTCATCTGAGCTGCAACCAACAACACCACCATACTTTGAGCACGAGGGTGCCATCATTATCGTATTCAATTCAATTCTTCCCAAAGTAAATGCAAAGGATGAAGAACAAGAACCCACAAACCCGAAATAGCCTCCCAAAAAATCTAGCGTATTTTACGCGGTAGTGAGGAAATAGGGAAATGCATACTCGAGTCAACATCGAGTATGAATCTTGTGAAACTTTCTAATCGAAACACAAGCCTTTCGGATTAGACTCATTGCCTTGGATCCTTTAAATACGTAAACACATGTCATGACCAAGGATTAAAATATCAGTATCGGTGGATATATCGGTCTTTTGAAAAAGGGAGATTTCAGATATATCGGGGAAACCCGGAAAAAAATATCGGTATTTTGGGAAGAATTTTTTTTCTGAAATATTTAATTTATTAGATTTATATATAAATATTACAAACATCAACTTCATCTACATCTAGAATGAGAATCTAGGTTGTTGATAAGAGTCATAAGACACACGCTGGTCCACAAAAGTACAATAATCATACCAAGACATATGACTCATATAATACAAATTGTAGTGTTGAATATGATAATCATATATGTCTTTAGAGTTGCTGACTGTTTCCCCTATAAGTGGATAGTAAGGATGAATCTAACTGGATGACTGATCACTGACTTCCGTGCATTGATTATAGTCATAAACATTATAGCCATATTGATTGTTGTCTTCTTGGGATTCATTTGAGATTCTAGTCCCACTACATAAACTGATAGAATCAAAACTTAGCACAACTGAAACAACATTTTGATCATCATTTGGACCTCTAGTCCTCCTTCCATACATGGTATCCTCTTGCGCTCCATACCTAGTACTTCTATAGCCATGTTCATGGGAGGCATGATTGTAATTTTCTTCAGATTAAAAATTATTCAATCCACCAACTGTAGAAGATTGTCCATATACTTATTCTCTTTCTCAAGTGTAAATATTCCTCCACTGTCCACTCATCTCTAAGTTTGATAATTGTGTAATAGATCGATCTGCATCCAGATATATCTCGAAAGGAATCATGCTCTTCTCGAGAGTCGAGACCACCACTCTTCATTGGGATACACCTCGAGGGAATTACTTCTCTTCCGGATATCATTTCAATTTTTTTACAGATATTTTTTTAATATGTCGGTGTTATATCGAAAATATCATAAATGTTGGAGATATTTCCTAAATATCGGTGATATTTGACGATATTTCCTAAATATCGGGGAAATATCGTAGATACGGTGGAAGATAAGATATTGACCCCTATAGATATATCGGTCATTCAAAAAAAGGGGACATCGAAGGATATATCGGATATATCAGATATATCATAGAGATTTTAATCCTTAGTCTTGACATCGAAAAAGATATCGGTTACTGAATTTCAATACTCTGAAACGCAATAAGATACAACTGTGGAGCTACATTCGCTACACGACGTTCCAAACCGTGTCGTTTGACTCCTCCTTATAATGGCTCTCACCGTCTTAGATCTTTCCGGAGCAGGAAACCTGAGAAAATACAAGATTCTCTGCAGAGAGACCGAGTCTTATATATCAGAGAGCATTCAAGACATTCAGACTCTTCACACTGTGTCCCTTAAATATTAGACACTCCCACATTGCACTCATTAATTCTCAAATCTCATCTTCTTCTTCTTCTTCCACATTGTGCTCCTACTATTAAACCCGCCATGAAACCTTGCATTTCCTGCAACTCCAAACCAAACCCATGTCTAAACTTCCACTATTTCCTCCTACTTCTCACTCTCACTTCCACTACACTCTGTTCGTCTCAGAGCCCAACGCTCATTTTGCCCCTCAAAACCCAGGAAATTCCATCTGGGTCCTTCCCCAAGTCCCCAAACAAGCTCCCATTTCACCACAATGTGACCCTCACCGTCTCCGTCACCGTCGGCACGCCTCCCCAGAACGTCTCCATGGTCATCGACACCGGCAGCGAGCTCTCCTGGCTAAACTGCAACAGGACCCGAAACTTTACTTTCGACCCGACCCGGTCCAGTTCCTACAAGCCCATCCCCTGCTCCTCGCCCACATGCACGACCCGGACCCGGGACCTATCCATACCCGCTTCCTGCGACTCCAACAAGCTCTGCCACGCCACGCTCACCTACGCCGACTTCTCGTCGTCGGAGGGGAACCTCGCCGCCGACGCGTTCTCCATCGGAAGCTCCTCCGGGACTTCGAGTCTGGTTTTCGGGTGCATGGACTCGATATTCGACCCGAACTCCGAAGAGGACTCCAAGAACACCGGGTTAATGGGCATGAACCGCGGGTCGCTCTCTTTCGTTTCGCAGATGGAGTTTCCGAAATTCTCGTACTGCATCTCGGAATCCGATTTCTCGGGGGTCTTGCTTCTCGGGGACGCCAATTTCTCGTGGGTCGCGCCGTTGAACTACACGCCGTTGATCCAAATCTC of the Fragaria vesca subsp. vesca linkage group LG6, FraVesHawaii_1.0, whole genome shotgun sequence genome contains:
- the LOC101312078 gene encoding vacuolar amino acid transporter 1-like produces the protein MSSWTKLDEDLGRERGDEDFLTDDEENQAHTHNYEPSNSDAETESEIGRPASQTESRDDDIAISASDSNAWPQSYWQSMDMYTNVMTPSSLPSFIKQGASFSSLPPSAKWQPDNNSSQLISSRLLASEASLEKEGLAVSTPPALSARNSVAELPPPKEHSCSFSQAVLNGINLLCGMGLLTTPYAIKEGGWLSLIVLALFSVICCYTGILLMRCLESYPGLRTYPDIGQAAFGYTGRLFLSIILYLELYGACVEFLTLMGDNIAALFPNAHMAFAGIHLDSHEIFVITATLVVLPTVWLRNLSLLSYLSVGGVATTIFVAILMVWVGAVNQVGFHHRGSALNLSGLPVTVGIYGFCYAGHSVFPNIYTSMRNPSQFPAALMASMAFCLFMYTTVAICGYLMFGDSIKSQFTLNMPEEFVASKIAIWTTVLNTMTKFAITITPVALSVEELFPKALMGSHFACILTRTVLVASTLVVALSFPFFGSVMALMGSLLAMLVAIIFPCICNLILHKGRLTNWQITSCILIIMVGVTCSIIGTYSSVTKIANGDVGGRGGGVVAAVDVAGMDAGLWSPFQGEGTPATWLGRGGSDGDEEKAATLVSFLAPLGFGLVWAWVGSARVSLCWALAFKVGCGLFSTEAFAVEMAREVAEGVSSTSAIVPA
- the LOC101302669 gene encoding aspartic proteinase PCS1-like, with the protein product MKPCISCNSKPNPCLNFHYFLLLLTLTSTTLCSSQSPTLILPLKTQEIPSGSFPKSPNKLPFHHNVTLTVSVTVGTPPQNVSMVIDTGSELSWLNCNRTRNFTFDPTRSSSYKPIPCSSPTCTTRTRDLSIPASCDSNKLCHATLTYADFSSSEGNLAADAFSIGSSSGTSSLVFGCMDSIFDPNSEEDSKNTGLMGMNRGSLSFVSQMEFPKFSYCISESDFSGVLLLGDANFSWVAPLNYTPLIQISTPLPYFDRVAYTVQLEGIKVANKLLPIPKSDYEPDHTGAGQTMVDSGTQFTFLLGPVYTALRTEFLNQTAHILRVYEDPNFVFQGAMDLCYRVGLNQSKLPQLPSVTLMFRGAEMKVTGKQLLYRVRGEVRGNDSLWCFTFGNSDLLGVEAFVIGHHHQQNVWMEFDLHNSRIGLAEVQCDLAGQKFGLTV